The stretch of DNA GTGCCAATCCAAATTGGTCTAAAAAAGTATTAACAGAAATGTTTTATACGCATTTAAAGTTAACAACAGATGAAGTAGTGGATCGGTTAAAAGGGGATTGGGCTGGTGATATAAAAACAGCTGACACGAACGAAGAACATCTTATCCATATGGGCGAAATACTAAGTGATGGGATCGTAAAACAGTTCCCAGAAAAGTTTAAGTAAACAAGATAGTAAAATACACACGAGATTTGTAAAAACATTTCTCGTGTGTATTTTTTTGGAAGAAGATATAATAATAAGCAACAAAATTAATAAGGGAGAACTTAGAATAAATTCTTGTAGATAGGTTTAGGAGGAGAGGTTTTGCAACAAAATTTTATTAAAATGAACCAAGGAAAAAACAATTGGAAAAGGTTTTTATTATCATTTGTCATTATAGTTTTTTTTATTTTCTTAGGGGGTATAATGTACCTTTTTGCTTTAAGTGTATTTGCTAAGGCAGATGGGGATCCCAATTCTTATTTTGATAGAATTGAGTTAGTGGCTGTTCATGTTAACCCGCTATATGATTTTGTTTTAACACATATTAATTATGTTTTTTGGGTGTTGGGTTTAGTTATTACCATGAGGCTGATTCATAAAAGAAAATTCAAGACTCTCATCACTCCTAATAGAAAAATAAACTGGAGGAGAATTTTTTGGGGATTCAGCTTGTTTTTTTGCTTAGTTTCTGGAACGACACTGATTGATTTTATTTTAAATCCAGGAGATTATTCATTCAATAATATTAAATGGGAGGACTTTCTTCAGCTATTTTTCTTTGTTTTAATCTTAACACCTATGCAAACTACAGCGGAAGAGGTGTTTTTTAGGGGTTATCTAATGCAGTGGTTTGGCCGAAAGATTACTCATTCTTTAATATTATCAATTATTGTAGGTTCTATTTTTGGTATGCTTCATTTCAGTAACCCGGAAATGAATTATTCAGCTTTTTTTGTCGGTAGTGATTATGTACTTTCTGGAATCGTGTGGTGTTACATAACTGCAAAAACTAATAGCGCAGAAATAACGATTGGTGCTCATGCTGCAAATAATATGTTTCTTGGTTGGTTTCTAACCATGGATGATGCAGTCTTTGGAAAAATTCCATCCTTATTTGTCGTAAGCGATATTAATCCACAAATCTCCTTGTTATGGACTATTGTTACACTTTCCATCTTTACGTCCTTGGCAATTAAAAAGTATGGAAAAAATTATTGATTTTAATTATCTAAGAAAAGAGCTGACTAGAAACAGTCAGCTCTTTTCTTTGGTTATATAGTTACTACAAGTCAGCTTATCCGCGTCTTCCGCCTCGGCCGCCACGCTTTGTTTCTGTGTTGCGTTTAAGTGAAGATAAATTTTCTTCACTAGACTTTAAAAACTTAACCATTTTATCTTCAAATGATTCTTTAGGTTTGAAATTGCTTTTTGGACGAAAGTCTTTAGAACGGTTGTCAGATCTTCCTTGCCTTGCTGGGCGTTGTGAATAAGAAGAGGTTTGACTTTCTGGTCTATCGATTGCTTTTTTGATGGATAAGGCAGTTTTTCCGTCTTTCTCACTAATTACTTTTACTTCAACCATGTCGCCTACTTTAAGATGGTCATTAATATCCTTTACATAGCTTTCAGCAACCTCACTGATATGCACAAGACCTGTTGTGCCGCCAGGCAATTCTACGAATGCTCCAAAATTAGTGATTCCTGTTACTTTTCCTTGTACTTTGCTGCCTACTTCAACTGACATAGAAATATATTTCCCCCTCAATAATGTTAAAACCAATTCATTATAACAAATATTTCACAGGAATAAAATATTTATACTGAATTAGGAAAAATATTGAAAACGTTTATTAATTGTTAAAGAAACGTTCACAGGAATAAGGATTAAAGTGCGATAGAATAAAACTATGTTAAGAACATCACAAACAAAAGAATTTTATTAAAAAAGGAGTAACACCTTATGGCCTATAGTAAACCAGATCAAATTATGGAAATAACCATAGAGAATGGTACGAAGAAAACTAAAAACTCTCCATTGCAGACGTTAATTTTAGGTTTTGAAGCAGGTGCATTTATTGCGATAGGTTATTTACTTTGCATACGTGTGACAGCAAGCTTATCAATCAATTTGGAAGGATTAAGCAGCTTGATTGGAGCATCTGTATTTCCTATTGGATTGATTCTTACTTTACTTGCAGGAGGAGAGTTATTAACAGGTAATATGATGGCTGTGCCGCTTGCAAGGATGGCGAGAAAGGTTTCTACTAGTAAGGTCATTATTAATTGGTTTCTTGTGACAATTAGTAACTTTCTAGGAGCTGTTTTTGTCGCCTATTTCTTTGGTCATATAGTAGGTCTTACTGAAACTGGTCCTTTTTTAGAAAAAACGGTTAGTATTGCAGAGCATAAACTTGAAGCATCATTTCTCCAAGCTTTTGTTTCAGGTATTGGTTGTAACTGGTTGGTTGCTTCCGCGGTCTGGCTTTCGTATGGAGCCAACGACATGACAGGGAAAATAGCTGGAATTTGGTTTCCAACGATGGCCTTTGTGGCAATTGGTTTTCAACACGTAGTGGCCAATATGTTTGTCATTCCTGCTGCGATTTTTGCAGGTCATTTTTCTTGGATGCAGTATATTAACAATTTTGTTCCGGTTTTCTTAGGAAATGCAGTAGGAGGATCCGTGTTTATTGCAATGGCTTATTGGCACGCATATAGCAAAAAAGATGTACCATATCAAGAGCCAAAGATTGTTCAATCTATAATGAAAACGGGTATTAGATAGATTTTAGTATTCGAAATTAAAACTACTGTATAAAAAATACTCTATAAAAGGTTCCTATCTCTAGGATCCTTTTTTTTATTTCTTTCAACATTCAGACAAAAACAGCCATAATACGAACCATTTTCTAAGGCGGGTGTCGATAAAAAAATGAGAACTTTTCACAGAGATGTCACATGTAAACCGCAGAAATGGAAAAATCAGGTGATAATAGGAGTGTAAACAAATACAAAACAAATAGAAGGAGGAGAACAATGAATAAACCAAATTGGATAGCCATGCTGTTAGCGGGAGGTAGGGGGACAAGACTTAATCTACTTACAAAAACGATCGTAAAGCCAGCTGTGCCGTTTGGTGGTAAATATCGTATTATTGATTTTGCCTTAAGTAATTGCAAAAACTCAGGGATAGAAACTGTAGGGATTTTAACTCAATATAAGCCCCTAGTATTACATTCGCATATTGGTCAATGTAATCAATGGAAACTTGCAGACAGATATGGTGGATTAATAATCCTCCCACCATATCAACGGGACGGTTTAGGTGTGGAGTGGTATGAGGGTACGGCACATGCAGTATATCAGAACTTTCAATTCATAGAGCAACACAATCCTGACTATATTCTCATTCTTTCAGCTGACCAAGTTTATAAGATGGATTATAGAGAGATGCTGCAGCATCACATTGAAGCAAATGCTGATTGTACTATTGCGGTGATGGAAGTTCCATGGGAAAATGCACACCAATTCGGTGTAATAGAAAATGATAAGCGATCTAATAAAATTTTAGCATTTAAAGAAAAACCTCAAAAGCCCACAACCAATTTAATATCGATGGGAATATACATTTTTAATTGGCCAGTTCTAAAAGATACTTTAATTAAGGAAGAGCAAAAGGAATTTACGCACAGAGATTTTGGAAAGGATATTATTCCCTCCATGCTGGAAGAGGGATTTCATTTGTCATCTTTCTTATTTCAAGGATACTGGAGAGATGTGGGAACGATTAGAAGCTTTTGGGAGGCAAATTTAGATCTTTTATATAAAGAGACAAATATTTTTCAACAAGTTCCAGAATGGAAAATTTATAGTGTTGAAAATAATGAGCCACCTTCATTTATAGACGGGAATGCTAAAGTACACCATAGTTTAATAGGTGATGGCTGCGAAATAAGTGGTTCAGTTGAAAAGGCAGTTATATTTAATGGTGTGAAAATTGGAAAGGGGGCACATATAAAAAACTCGGTAATCTTACCTCATACCGTAGTTGAAGAAAATGTTTGGCTGGAGAATTCTGTAGTAGGAAGTCAATCTTTTATTAAGAAAGGGGTGATTATTGGATCAAAAATACCTGAGGAGTATTTAATGGTAGTAGGTAATCAAGTTACTGTTGACCCGGCAATTGAAGAGGTTCAATTTAAAAATAGTGTTAAATCAGTTTTATCGTAGGGAATATGTAAAGAAGAGGTTGACCCTTTCTATAGGAGCAACCTCTTTTTCTATATGAACAATTCTTTAAACGTTGATGTTATCCGCGTCTTCCGCCTCGACCACCGCGTTTTGTTTCTGTGTTGCGCTTAAGAGAAGATAAATTTTCCTCGCTAGACTTTAAGAACTTAGCCACTTTATCTTCAAATGTTTCTTTAGGTTTAAAATTCCCTTTTGGACGGAAGTCTTTAGAACGGTTATCAGATCTTCCCTGTCGTGGCGGGCGTTGTGAATAAGATGATGTTTCAGGTTTTTCTATCGC from Bacillus sp. SLBN-46 encodes:
- a CDS encoding S1 domain-containing RNA-binding protein, which codes for MSVEVGSKVQGKVTGITNFGAFVELPGGTTGLVHISEVAESYVKDINDHLKVGDMVEVKVISEKDGKTALSIKKAIEKPETSSYSQRPPRQGRSDNRSKDFRPKGNFKPKETFEDKVAKFLKSSEENLSSLKRNTETKRGGRGGRRG
- a CDS encoding CPBP family intramembrane glutamic endopeptidase, which produces MYLFALSVFAKADGDPNSYFDRIELVAVHVNPLYDFVLTHINYVFWVLGLVITMRLIHKRKFKTLITPNRKINWRRIFWGFSLFFCLVSGTTLIDFILNPGDYSFNNIKWEDFLQLFFFVLILTPMQTTAEEVFFRGYLMQWFGRKITHSLILSIIVGSIFGMLHFSNPEMNYSAFFVGSDYVLSGIVWCYITAKTNSAEITIGAHAANNMFLGWFLTMDDAVFGKIPSLFVVSDINPQISLLWTIVTLSIFTSLAIKKYGKNY
- a CDS encoding S1 domain-containing RNA-binding protein, which produces MSVEVGSKVQGKVTGITNFGAFVELPGGTTGLVHISEVAESYVKDINDHLKVGDMVEVKVISEKDGKTALSIKKAIDRPESQTSSYSQRPARQGRSDNRSKDFRPKSNFKPKESFEDKMVKFLKSSEENLSSLKRNTETKRGGRGGRRG
- a CDS encoding formate/nitrite transporter family protein yields the protein MAYSKPDQIMEITIENGTKKTKNSPLQTLILGFEAGAFIAIGYLLCIRVTASLSINLEGLSSLIGASVFPIGLILTLLAGGELLTGNMMAVPLARMARKVSTSKVIINWFLVTISNFLGAVFVAYFFGHIVGLTETGPFLEKTVSIAEHKLEASFLQAFVSGIGCNWLVASAVWLSYGANDMTGKIAGIWFPTMAFVAIGFQHVVANMFVIPAAIFAGHFSWMQYINNFVPVFLGNAVGGSVFIAMAYWHAYSKKDVPYQEPKIVQSIMKTGIR
- a CDS encoding glucose-1-phosphate adenylyltransferase translates to MNKPNWIAMLLAGGRGTRLNLLTKTIVKPAVPFGGKYRIIDFALSNCKNSGIETVGILTQYKPLVLHSHIGQCNQWKLADRYGGLIILPPYQRDGLGVEWYEGTAHAVYQNFQFIEQHNPDYILILSADQVYKMDYREMLQHHIEANADCTIAVMEVPWENAHQFGVIENDKRSNKILAFKEKPQKPTTNLISMGIYIFNWPVLKDTLIKEEQKEFTHRDFGKDIIPSMLEEGFHLSSFLFQGYWRDVGTIRSFWEANLDLLYKETNIFQQVPEWKIYSVENNEPPSFIDGNAKVHHSLIGDGCEISGSVEKAVIFNGVKIGKGAHIKNSVILPHTVVEENVWLENSVVGSQSFIKKGVIIGSKIPEEYLMVVGNQVTVDPAIEEVQFKNSVKSVLS